The Arachis ipaensis cultivar K30076 chromosome B07, Araip1.1, whole genome shotgun sequence genome includes a window with the following:
- the LOC107606957 gene encoding transcriptional corepressor SEUSS-like produces MKPTKEVASTAANLNMLNHQQLFLSGMPQQQQQPPVPQIPVQFHQQRNILPIYQSGVCAKKMQQFVHCQQRRTADNNIIFWKRFVAELFAPNGKKSFCFSLYPRPKTRANLSLGSMKKCDICKKNPVNGYEACFDVLPRLLKVKYESGLLEERLFTDIPSEFRDPSGYIVLVCKKARRESLFDKFRVVHKGSIRIVFSPYIKICSWEFCVTHHEVFISRSHLVPNVNQIGDAISKFQNFAANNNVTAEEFQESSNKLVAVTQELAKKLEVPMLDDYSGFAKSYVRCLQLAEVGNLMKGVIDFSIRNKIGPIESLEKFPKKPRIGDHGEDQLQQQQQHQNGNHDLNNGGRNNGHTPGIQIGSSRNGTLATSSTVQIHNSVDSRVQNSVNGEENAQIQPPNSLP; encoded by the coding sequence ATGAAACCCACTAAAGAAGTAGCTTCTACTGCTGCAAATCTCAACATGTTGAACCATCAACAATTATTCTTGAGCGGTATgcctcaacaacaacaacaaccgcCAGTACCACAAATTCCAGTGCAATTCCATCAACAAAGAAACATTCTTCCAATCTATCAATCCGGAGTTTGTGCAAAGAAGATGCAACAATTTGTCCATTGCCAGCAGCGCCGGACGGCCGACAACAACATTATCTTCTGGAAGAGATTTGTGGCCGAGCTTTTCGCTCCGAATGGTAAGAAGAGCTTCTGTTTCTCCTTGTATCCAAGACCAAAAACCAGAGCCAATTTGTCCCTTGGTAGTATGAAAAAATGTGATATATGCAAAAAGAATCCTGTTAATGGCTATGAAGCGTGTTTTGATGTTCTTCCAAGGCTTTTAAAGGTGAAATATGAAAGTGGACTATTGGAAGAGAGACTTTTTACCGACATTCCCAGCGAATTCAGAGACCCTTCTGGCTACATTGTTCTGGTATGTAAGAAAGCAAGAAGAGAAAGCTTGTTCGACAAGTTTCGAGTCGTCCACAAAGGTTCCATTCGAATAGTTTTCTCCCCTTACATCAAGATATGTTCTTGGGAATTCTGCGTGACGCACCACGAAGTGTTCATTAGCAGAAGCCATTTGGTTCCTAATGTGAATCAAATTGGTGATGCCATATCAAAGTTCCAGAATTTCGCAGCCAATAATAATGTTACTGCTGAGGAGTTTCAAGAAAGTAGCAATAAGTTGGTTGCAGTAACACAAGAATTGGCTAAGAAATTGGAAGTTCCAATGCTTGATGATTATTCGGGGTTTGCTAAGAGCTATGTTAGGTGCCTTCAATTAGCAGAAGTTGGGAACTTGATGAAAGGCGTGATTGATTTCAGCATACGGAATAAGATTGGACCTATCGAGAGCTTGGAAAAATTTCCCAAGAAACCTAGAATTGGTGATCATGGTGAAGATCAATTGCAGCAACAACAGCAGCATCAAAACGGGAATCATGATTTGAATAATGGTGGTAGGAACAATGGACACACACCTGGTATTCAAATTGGTTCTTCTAGGAATGGTACCTTAGCCACGTCAAGCACTGTTCAGATTCATAATTCAGTTGATTCTAGGGTTCAAAATTCAGTGAATGGTGAAGAAAATGCTCAGATTCAGCCCCCTAATTCCCTCCCATAA